DNA from Bacteroides zoogleoformans:
TATATAGGAGCGAGCATTATGGCGTAGCCAATTGATAACCTCTTTGTCTCCGGCAATGAATCCTCCGATAGAAGCCAGTGACTTGCTAAATGTACCCATGATTAAATCGACCTCATCCGTAACGCCGAAGTGATCGCAAACACCACGGCCTTGTTTCCCGAAAACGCCTAAACCATGGGCTTCGTCTACATATATACTGGCATTGTATTTTTTCTTCAGACGAACAATTTCCGGAAGGTTGGCCAAATCTCCTTCCATGGAAAAGACTCCATCGACAACGATTAGTTTTACGGCATCCGGCTCGCATTTTTGAAGTTCTTTTTCAAGAGCTTCCATGTCATTGTGCTTGTACTTTAGCTGTGTAGCGAATGTAAGACGGCGTCCGTCCACAATAGAAGCATGGTCACGGTCATCACAAATAATATAATCTCCACGGCCCACAACGGCAGGAATGATGCCTTCGTTTACCGTAAATCCGGTAGAAAAACAGAGCGCTTCGTCTTTTCCTACAAATTCGGCCAGTTCTTTCTCCAATTCCACATGGATATCGAGGGTGCCATTCAAAAAACGGGAGCCGGCGCAACCGGTACCGTATTTTTCTGTAGCGGCTATTGAAGCGTCGATGATACGTTTGTCGTATGTCAGTCCCATATATGCATTAGAGCCGAACATCAAGACCTTTTGGCCATCCATCATAACTTCTGTGTCCTGATGACTGTTAATTGTGCGAAAATAAGGATATACTCCTTTTGCCATAAATTGCTGTGGCAAATCGTATTTCGCAAATTTTTCTTGTAATAAACTCATGAAGTGTCTTTTGTATTATGAATATTTAAATCTATTAAATACGAGTCTTAAAAAACAGGGGGCAAAGATAGCAAAATATGTCGGTATATTATTCTATTTGTTTAAAAAAACTCTTTGTGCTTATTTTAAGATATCCCATATTGATGTTATATCCTATATTTGTAATATATTTGCCAATCAGAAGAAAAACTGCATAGTATGACTTTTGCATGAGTGAAGACAAAAAGAAAATAGTATTTATCATAAACCCGATATCCGGCGCTCAGAACAAGGAAGTGATTTTGAAGTGGGTCAGTGAAAAACTGGATAAAGAGAAATATGTGCAAGAAGTTCTTTATACTGAACGGGCAGGGCATGCTGTAGAGATAGCTGCACAAAAGGTAAAAGAAGAGGTTCATGCGGTTGTGGCAATCGGGGGGGATGGTACGATAAACGAAATAGCTCGTTCATTGGTACACTCTCAAACAGCATTGGGTATTATTCCTTGTGGTTCCGGAAA
Protein-coding regions in this window:
- the spt gene encoding serine palmitoyltransferase, whose translation is MSLLQEKFAKYDLPQQFMAKGVYPYFRTINSHQDTEVMMDGQKVLMFGSNAYMGLTYDKRIIDASIAATEKYGTGCAGSRFLNGTLDIHVELEKELAEFVGKDEALCFSTGFTVNEGIIPAVVGRGDYIICDDRDHASIVDGRRLTFATQLKYKHNDMEALEKELQKCEPDAVKLIVVDGVFSMEGDLANLPEIVRLKKKYNASIYVDEAHGLGVFGKQGRGVCDHFGVTDEVDLIMGTFSKSLASIGGFIAGDKEVINWLRHNARSYIFQASSTPAATAAAREALHIIKSEPERIQRLWDITNYALKKFRDAGFEIGETESPIIPLYVRDTEKTFVVTKMAFDEGIFINPVIPPACAPQDTLVRVALMATHTVEQVDYAVEKLTKCFKALEIIK